Within Mercenaria mercenaria strain notata chromosome 15, MADL_Memer_1, whole genome shotgun sequence, the genomic segment TGTTTCAGTCGAAGTGTGTTTCATTTTTCATAGCGTCTTATTAACATTCGAGATGCCTTCAATGGTTTCGAGTCAGCAAACCCGTCCACATAATGACCTATTGCTACGTCGTAGATTGTGGGGTCGCAGGAGTATTCACAATATTCACCGTTAAGGTTCATACTCCCACATCCGCGATACCACCATCCGCCTTTTTCTAGCCGGGCACAGTTGTCCAACTCATATGGATCTATATCTCTGTCGATGGTTGAAAATGGATAACCCTTCAAACTGGCAAACCGCAAGCCGATTGTCAAAACTGGaacattatattaaaattttgagTTAATAAGAATAAAACAAACATCTATATGGTAAACAAGTTGTATAACGAAAGGTCGTTTATTTACGAAGGAAATACACATTATTCACAGTTATCCCGTCAACTCGCTGGACAATCAATCTCTCTGTCGTAATCTATTAGTAGGCACAGGAGTTTGATAAAGAACATTACATGTGTCGTCATATAGAATAACAAACCTAAAAAAGGTAACTTTTAATATGTTGGCTTACAAGTTCAAACAACAACCAACTGGTTTCATTCTCTTGCCTTGTCTAACACAACTCTATATAGTAATTCTATTCAAATTTTATTCTACCTGGATATGATTCTGCTGTGTCGGAATTGATTGAAAGTACATAATCGGAGCCATTTAACAGCTTGAAGTCTTCATAGTTTTCGAAGTAATCTTCATCCTGTTTACTCGTCACTTCCAGTCGAATCTCATTTGTACCTTTGTCAGCGAGTTCTTGAATATATTTTAGTCCTAAAATGATCATCTTGAAAAGATTCATACTGTTTTATTGTGAGTATATTTTCGTAGCATTCACAATTAACTTAAATTCAGATAAACTTTTTAAGCGAACATCTAAACATCGTCATTCTAGTACCACAACATTTACAAGAAAACGTTTTAATTTTCTATGTTACTATATAACACGTTAATTAATACGAAACTCGTATGATATAATAAATTACAGAACCACTTAAGTAACATCGAACTCTTTTGTTTCACatattactttatatattttcatttcgtAAAAgataatatgtacattttatttagaTAATGCTTCCTTTGTATTCAAAGGTTTTAACATGCTTTAATTTGACCTCAGTAGGGTTCATGATTACTATGCAATCATATCATGTTGTCATGATAAGAGTCAGAAATATATACTGCAAATATACAGTATATAAGAAAATGCAGTAATACATTGCATGCTAATAGGCCGTATATCACGATAAATATAAATGtagcagtaaaatataaagaaataaagcaatttaAAAGAACGGCATGGATACAAACAAGTTGACATACATACTGGTAAGTGCATTTCTAAGGCTTTAATGATATTCCCATATTTTGTTGTGTTAGTTACAGAAGTTAGTAAGTTTCTTCTTTA encodes:
- the LOC128549157 gene encoding fibrinogen-like protein A isoform X2 — translated: MDTDGGGWTTIHNRFDGSTDFNRNLSEYENGFGAVNGEYWLGLKYIQELADKGTNEIRLEVTSKQDEDYFENYEDFKLLNGSDYVLSINSDTAESYPVLTIGLRFASLKGYPFSTIDRDIDPYELDNCARLEKGGWWYRGCGSMNLNGEYCEYSCDPTIYDVAIGHYVDGFADSKPLKASRMLIRRYEK